Within Chaetodon auriga isolate fChaAug3 chromosome 7, fChaAug3.hap1, whole genome shotgun sequence, the genomic segment CCGTCCTCATTGCGGTGACGTGGTGTTGCCCGTTACTGCTGTGTATTGTGATGACGTCCTTGAGTACGTCCTTACAGCTGTGTGGGACCATTATTGAGAAAGTTTACTGTGACAACTTCTCCATAGTCAAACTGGCGTGTTCAGACACGACGATCAATAACATCTATGGGCTGTTTGTCACGTCGCTCTCCATCTTTTGTCCTCTAATGCTCATTTTTTACACGTACATGAAGATTCTCagagtgtgtttttcaggttgtAGACAGACCCGACACAAAGCCGTCAGTACCTGCACACCTCACCTGGCCTCCCTGCTCAACTTCTCCTGTGGGGCTTGCTTTGAAATACTGCAGAGCAGGTTTGATATGAACAATGTGCCCGTTGTTCTGAGGATCTTTTTATCTTTGTATTGGCTGACATGCCAGCCGGTTTTCAACCCTTTACTGTACGGACTAAATATGTCCAAAGTCCGCATCATATGTAAAAGTCTTGTCTTGGCGCTGAAATGTAGGCCACTGATGTAACGGCCATCCAAcagatttcagtgtttgtctgagaCTGAAAATGCATCTGTGTTGGTTTAAAGTGTGACGGCTGGCATTGAGGTGCACGTCTACGTTCACTAGCTGCCATCTGATGAGAGGAATTCGTTTCTGTGATGATTTCAAATGAATGCACTTTGTCTTATCAcgctgtgtgaaatgtatttCCACAACGACAAATGAAAAAGTAATAAACATTCATGAAACGTGTTTTTATTTGGAGATATGAATCGTGTACGCTGCACTGATGTTTGCTCAAGCTGAGTAGTAACAGACAATATGCTCGATAAAGGTTAGAAACCGTCAAACAGTTTGGTCACTGCtcagtgcacattttcagtattcAAACATCACTTCTGACCCCCTGTGACTTCCAGTCTCATGTGTTTCCATGGCTTCCTGAATAAATGGATCTCTTCATGCTACATAATCAATATGTCAGCAGATACCTTATAGAGCACCTCAGCTGTGGTGGTTATATGACCTCTGGTTGACCCGATGGGAACAAAAACCAAGTATCAGAAACTTGTGCCAGCTCAGACCCAGACCTGTTGTGACCTTCCCGCCCTTTCTGTGGATGAGGAAGCAGAAatcacctctgacctctcttACTCACTGCCAGTGAAGTGCAGATCTCTGCCTGAGCTGCCgctgaaaacacagctgactCTATCAGCAGACTGGATCCACAGATCAGTCAGACTCTGACGTGTACCTCAGCTTCATGGTTGTCAGGGTCTGCCCCCATGGCCTCACAACACAGCACTGTAAGAGTAAAGGCTTGATGGGCCCGTTTCCTTGACCTCCACTGGCAGCCGGACAGACCCCGAGCTTACAGGGAGCCCCTGACTCCCAGCCTGTGGGGCTGCCTGAGCTCCAGCAGACCCTTGATGCCTGATCTGTTGGAGGTAGTGCCCCCCAGCACATGGTGGCCAATCAGCAATGGCAATGGACTGATGACACCTTTTGAGCGCCAGGTCCTTCAACTCAGGGAGCAGCGACCCTGAAAAGGCCTGAGCAATGAACTGGTGACGGGTGGCTGagtgctcctcttcctccattcGTCTGTGGCTCACAGAGTGTGTACACgtgtatacagtatacacacacacacacacacacacacacatttatacatgtacacacatacgtacacacatatgtgtatgcatatgtgtgtacgtatgtgtgtgtgtgtacagttaaGTTTTGTATTCATGTGTACAGAAACTGGTGAGCGGACTGGAGGAACTTGGCTGTAGCTGCactgttctgtgtttatttgattCTGACATTTACATGAAGACAGAAATCAAGAGAAATAAAAGGGgaatcatttctttctctttgtgtttgccttcactgagcctcttttctctgcttgATGGTTTTTTCAGGCATCAATTAGAGACCAGAGCCAGCAGGTGGTTTGGTGATGaggtcaggctgctgctgtgggcgTCCAGCGCTCCAAAacttaaaagcagcagagtttcAGAGGGACTCCAGGTGTGTCTGAAGCAGGTGTTTGGTAGGATTCACACCATGTCTTACCCGAGCGTTCCTCAGTCCAGCGCAGTGTTTCATGTGTCAGGTGGTTTTCTGCAGAACGGACGTCCTTCCTGTTTGCTGATTGAATACTTTGTGTGTTTCGAACTTTAGCTGCAAAACGACGAAACAAGCGAAGCTTTGAACTTTCAGAAATCTGTAACACAGAAGACGGATCGCGATGAACTCCACACAGGTTTCATATTTCATGCTTGCTGCCTACGTCGATGCTGGTGTCTTCAAGTATTTATACTTTAC encodes:
- the LOC143323318 gene encoding olfactory receptor 10C1-like; translated protein: MMINSTQVSYFTLGAYFDVGLFKYLFFMILMSLYVLIVCANLLLIVVICVNRSLHEPMYLFLCSLFVNELYGSSGLFPFLLVQILSDIHAVSASLCFLQVFSLYSYGAGEFANLAVMSYDRYLAICCPLQYNTRMTFKKIAVLIAVTWCCPLLLCIVMTSLSTSLQLCGTIIEKVYCDNFSIVKLACSDTTINNIYGLFVTSLSIFCPLMLIFYTYMKILRVCFSGCRQTRHKAVSTCTPHLASLLNFSCGACFEILQSRFDMNNVPVVLRIFLSLYWLTCQPVFNPLLYGLNMSKVRIICKSLVLALKCRPLM